The genomic stretch CATTAACTGGTTCGCGTACGGATGGCCTTTTTGCACCTGCGAGCTCAACGGGAAGAGGCTGGTTTCTTAATGAAGAGAAGGACTTCAGTAAAAACAACAAAATGATTTTTACGATCCCACTTGCTGCTCCACTAACAGATAGTCAAATTGCTAGTATTCAAGCGAAGGTGGATAACTCATTTTATACACATGAGAGCGGTTATGGAATCGGATCATTTGGCTCCAATCATATTGAAATCTTCAACATTGAAATTTCAGATTGTATCGGAGATGGGATTATTACTGGATACGAAAATTATCTGATTGATCCTGCGGCCTATACCCAGGAGCAAATGGGGCAGCATATCCTTATTCACGATTGCCATATTCATCATTGCAGAAGACAAGGCATTTCCATTTGTGCATCCAATGATACTCATGTCTACCGCAATAAGATTCATCATATCGGCTATGCGGAGGATGGAGTGACCACAAATTTTCGAAACGGCACCCCTCCTATGTTTGGCATTGATATTGAATCTATGTACATGGAAACCAATATTCCATACAAGACAGCGGACCGCCCGAATGGAATAGAGCTTAACTATCGCATTTATATTAAAGATAATCATATTTATAGCAATGCTAGAGGACATTTGGTCAATGCCGACGGGTCTAACGTTTCTATCGATGGCAATACCTTCGAAGGGACAAATGTCGGAGGTGTGAGCTCATATGCAAACTTTCCGAATGTGAAGTTTACGAACAATACGTTTAAAGGATGCGAGCTGTGGGTGCAAGGCGATAATTTTGTAAACGGTGCTGTTATTCAAAATGGAAATTTGAGACTTCTTGATGTGAGAGGGGCCGTTGTTCAAAATATTCAAATCAAAGATGGCCTATTTTATGGCTCAAGCATTTATGGATATTTCGGTACGCCTGTAGTGAATACGTCCACGAGTACCTTTACGTTTAAAACCGCGCACGGCATGGGCAACGGAGCAAAAGTATCATTTGAGCAGTGGATAGGGAAGGTGCCAACCGGCATAAGTGTTGATAAGCTGTATTACACCATAAATGTTACATCGGTAAGCTTCCAGGTTTCTGAAACTCTTGGAGGGGCGCCGGTAGCCATTAAGGATGCAGGAGTAGCGGGATTTAATATCGGAAGATATAATTATGGTAGATGCTATATTTACAACGTATCGGTAGAGAGAGATTGGCGCCCAGATAATGCTTCAACACCAAACTTTAATATTATAGCAGCAGGTGCCGTTATAAAAAATGTAACCGTCAAAAACTACGATGCAGCTGTAGTCGTACCTCAGAATTATGCTGGTAGACCGAATTTAGTAGAGGGAATGACCGTCATTGAAGGTTCTGTGCGTTTTGAGGGCAGCCATGTTAGTGACAGTGAGTTTATTCGTGCGAAAACGCCGCTCCTTGGAAACAGTGATATACAGCTAGGCTCTAACAATGCTGAGTATACGAGGCAGGTTACTATGCGAAATAGTTTGCTTCAAAGTATAGGGCTGATGATGGAAGGCAACTCGCTTGTTACGGGCTCTACCTTTGTGAATGCTTCAATTGGGAAAGCAGACAATGACAATAAAGCGATAATTGCGCAATCCTATATGGACAATACAAAATTGAATTTCCACTGGCTTCGGAAAAACAATTCCGTAACCGTTGCAAAATCTGTATTTAAGGGCGCAGCAATTACGGGTACTGCACCGTTTGTCCGATTAATTGATAATACAGACTTAGGAAATACCTGATATTGGGAATTAATCCCTGGAGTTTTTCTGCTGCAGGGATTTTATTTGAATAGATTGTGTACATAAGGAATAATTTGTTCTATATCATAATTACGGAAGAGGGGTTAGTGAAATGGCAATTTTAATTACAGGCGGCGCCGGTTATATTGGCAGTCATACATGCATTGAGCTTCTTGAAGCTGGGTATGAGGTAGTGGTCGTGGACAATTTGAGCAATAGCAGCCATATCTCATTAAATAGAGTTGCGGAAATTACGAACAAAAACTTTACCTTTTACAAAATGGATCTTATGGACCGTGGTGGACTGGAGCTCGTGTTCTCTAGACATTCAATTGATGCCGTTATTCATTTTGCTGGCCTTAAGGCGGTTGGCGAATCGGTTCAATTGCCGCTGTCCTATTATTATACCAATATAACGAGCACCTTAATTTTGTGCGAGGTCATGAATAAATATAATGTACATAAGCTTGTATTCAGCTCTTCAGCGACGGTTTACGGGCGTCCCGAGCTATCCCCGATAGCGGAAGATTCTCCGCTTGGCGCGACGAATCCCTATGGAAGAACAAAGCTCATGCTTGAGCAAATTTTACAGGATTTAGCCGCATCGAGCGAGCAATGGGGAATTTCTATTTTGCGTTATTTCAATCCGATCGGCGCACATAAAAGCGGAAAAATTGGCGAGAATCCTAACGGAATTCCCAACAACCTGATGCCTTATATTTCGCAGGTTGCGGTTGGCAAGCTGGAGAAGGTGAACGTATTTGGCAGCGACTATGAAACAGTTGATGGAACGGGTGTAAGAGATTATATTCATGTCGTGGATCTTGCAAAGGGCCATCTGAGAGCGTTGGAGAAGGTTATGGGCAAGTCAGGCGTAGATATTTATAATCTTGGCACAGGACAGGGCTATAGCGTATTAGAGATGATAGCAGGCTTCGAGAGAGTAGCAGGGAGAAGTATTCCTTATCAAATCGCTGCTCGCAGACCCGGTGACATTGCCGTTTGTTTTGCGGATACTCAGAAGGCGAATGCTGAGCTGAATTGGACCGCGGAACGTGGAATTGAGGAAATGTGCGAGGATTCCTGGAGATGGCAATCATCCAATCCAAACGGCTACGAGGAAAACTCGTCTTCCGTACGTGAAATTGCAGCAGCCTCTTGGGAGTGAAAATGCACTGCAAAACTACGATGAAATTTTCTAGGCTAAACCTACTAGTCATGTCAATCGCATTTACAAAAATGAAAGATTATTCGACAAAAAATATAATTATTTCCTATTTTTATGAGACATGAAGTGACAGCATGCGCAATTGGACTCATATATAATACAGATATAAGCGAATGACAAGCATAGGGAGACGTTGAAATGCGTTTATTATCTGGGCACCTTAAACGCGTGGAGTCAGTGGTGCAACCGTCCCAAAATGAATGGGGGACAAGTGGAAATGGTACTTGTTAAATCGGAAGATAACCAAGACTTGGATATGGAGTGGGTTGCATTGATCCAAAATGCACGTTCTTTGGGGTTTAGCAAAGATGATGTGCGAAAGGTTCTACTATGCCTTACTGAGAGCAAAACCAATGATATCCAAGAAACAGCCGTTTAAAAAGTAAAAAAAGCGCTATTCGCGCTTTATTTTCCATTTGTTGAATTCTAGAAACTCTTTAAACTGATCCTTGCTTACGCCGGAGGCCATGGCTTCTTTAACTAAGTCAGCCCATTCATTGTCCAATTGATCAGGATTGCGATCAGTTTTATCGTCATTATTGAGAAAATCCTCAACTGTTACGTTTAAGACGATGCCTACCTTTTCGAGAAATTGAATCGAAGGGTTCTGCTGTAGCCCTCGCTCAATGGAGCTTAGATATGACTTTGCAACACCTGCCCGTTGGGATAACTCCGTTAGGGATAGGCCTTTTCTCTTGCGCAGCATCTGAATGCGTTCTCCGACCATAACATACTCCTCCGTTATCGCTTCGTTGTAGACTTTCTCTATTATAACGAAAATTTCTTAATTACGAAAGCTTGTGAGCTATAACGAACTAAGATTTTTAATTTAGACAGAAGGATCTGCTTATTCGTTGTAATAAGTGGATCTTTTTTTGCTGGAAATGAATTTTATTTTTATGGTGTAAAGCAAATGGCCAGCAGATTATAATCATAGGTTAAAAAACGCTGGAGTGTTTTTAATAAAGAACAAAAAACCTGTAATTTTTGGAATAATTCACTAAAATGTGATTGACAAAGGTGGTTTTCAAGTGTAATATTCAAATATGTTCTTTATAAAGAACTATCATCAATTTGAATGAACGACTACAGTTAATCACTATATAGAATGAAAGTAAGCTTTAACCGGAGGGAACCATGAGCGCCATTGCAGGAGTAATCCAAACCGACAAGGAAGATCAAGCATGGATATGTGGCGGCAAAATAATGGAAGCTTTATCCCATTATCCTTGCGATGCGGCTCAAGCTTGGCAAGAGGATCATATTTTTCTAGGCTGCCATAATCAGTGGATTACACCAGAGTCGATAGGTGAGCGAAACCCTTGTTATGATCCGCTTAGAGAATTAGTCATAACGGCGGATGCTATTATTGATAACCGGTTGGAGCTGTTTAACCGGCTTCAAGTAGGGCCAGCACATAGGGAGACGATATCTGATACCGAGCTTATCTTGCTCGCCTATGATAAGTGGGGGAATGAAGCGCCGCGGCATTTGGTGGGTGATTTTGCTTTCATGATCTGGGATCGTAAAAAAAACAAGCTGTTCGGTGCTAGAGATTTCTCTGGCGGACGAACGCTGTATTACCATCGCCATACTGGACGCTTTGCTTTCTGCACAACCATTGAACCATTGCTAAAACTGTCTGGAACGGATCGTTTGCTGAATGAGCAATGGCTTGCAGAGTATCTGGCGATATCCGGTATGGTTGATACCGTAGATGCTTCAAAAACCGTGTATCTGAATATTGAGCAGCTCCCGCCCTCCCATAGCATTACGATAATAGGCGAGCGAATGGTGCTCGAACGATATGACCAGCTTCAGGCGGTTCAGCCTATACGCTTCAAATCGGATGACCAATATGTCGAAGCCTTCCAAGAGGTGTTCCAGCAAGCGGTATCCTCAAGGCTGCGTACGAACCGCGAGGTGGGCGCACAGCTTAGCGGAGGTTTGGACTCAGGCTCAATTGTAGGTTTCGCTGCTCGGACACTGCTCCCTCAAAATAAGAAGCTCCATACGTTCAGCTACGTTCCTACTGATGATTTTATTGATTATACACCGAAATTTATGGTCACAAACGAACGTCCTTTTATTGAAGCTACTGTCAAGCATGTTGGAGGCATCGAGGATCACTATCTTGCTTTTGAAGGAAGAGATTCCTACTCCGAGATCGACGGTTTTCTAGATATTATGGAAATGCCATATAAGTTTTTTGAGAACTCCTTTTGGATGAAAGGGATGTTTGAGAAAGCTCAGGAGCAGGGAGTAGGCGTGCTGCTCAATGGAGGGAGAGGGAATCTTTCCATCTCCTGGGGTTCCGCGGTTCCGTATTACGCTAAGCTGCTGAAAAAAATGAGTTGGTTCAAGCTGCTTCGTGAAATGCGGTTGTATAGCTTGAATACAGGCACAGGCCGTGCGCATGTTTTCTCAAATGTGAGCCGAAAGGCATTTCCGATTTTAGAACAACTGCGACCTAGTGAGAATGAATATCACTACCCAGTAATTATCAATGCTGATTTTGCCAAAAGGACAGATGTGTTCCATCGGCTGAGAGAATGTGGCTTCAACGAATCGGGCTGGTTTGCCGACAACGATATTTATAAAGGAAGAAAGAGTCACTTTGAAGAGTTGTTCCATTGGAATGCTAGCAATACGCTGTCAACGAAGCTGTCACTAAGGTACGGGCTATGGAAGCGGGATCCGACTAACGATATCCGAGTGATCCAATATTGTCTTTCTCTTCCAGAGGGACAGTATGTTCAGAAGGGGATGGATCGTGCTCTGATTAGGCGTGCTACCGATAAGCTGCTGCCCGATCAGATCAGACTGAATCAGCGGACAAGAGGAGTACAAGGAGCCGATTGGGTTCACCGTATGCTGCCGAGGTGGAAGGACTTCATGGAGGAACTTCGGCAAATGAGCAAAGACCCTACATTTATGCAGTATATGGATGGCAAGGTTGTTGATTCCGCGCTTTCTCGACTCGAAGAAGGTGCTAAGCCGAGGCATGCGATTGATCCTAATTACAGATTGCTGATGAGAAGCGTTATTTTGTACCGCTTTCTCAAAAAAATGACTTGAAGGGAGGTGACAACTATGGAAGCAAAAAAACAATGGAACAAACCTGAGCTGGAAATCCTTCATGTACATATGACTGCGGCTTCGACTACAGGCGGTCCGTTTACGGATGAGGCTTATGTGCCAGGTGAATATTCTGAGAACCCGCGTTTTACTAGCTAATCATTATATCAATCGTATGGCAAAGAAAGCCCTTATACATGAAGTGTATAGGGGCTTTCCAGCTATTATTAAGCAAGAGATGGAGTGAGAACATTGTTGGTCACGCAAACCAAAATGATATACGGAGCATTTGGGCTGACTTTTGAGAGCGAGCTGCCATTGCCTGAGCTTCCCCATAGGATCGCATTCAGCGGACATGCTGATGTTGAAATCATCGTTGACCGTTATTTAAAGGATACGATAAGCATTGAGCCATATGACTTTGATGTAGCTGGCGCTGCTGTTACTGTCCTTATGCCCGATGCAGCGGTATTTCGTATTGAGGCTGGTAAAAGGATTATCGTTTCCCCTATCGAGGGAGCTGATGAGGATTTAATCCGTCTGTATGTATTGGGCACCTGCGTAGGAGCGCTGCTGCTGCAGCGCAGCATCTATCCGTTGCATGGAAGCGCGATTGCGATCAATGGCAAAGCCTATGCGTTTGCAGGTCACTCAGGTGCTGGTAAATCAACGCTAGCAGCTGCATTTTTAAGCAAGGGCTACTCACTATTAAGTGATGACGTTATTGCGCTCACTCAGCCCGCAGCAGATAAGCCAATGGTAGTTTGGCCTGCATATCCGCAGCAAAAGCTCTGGCAGCAAAGTCTCGACGCCTTTGGGTTAGAAAATTCGGAGCTGCGCAGCATTTATGGCAGGGAAGAAAAATTTTGCCTGCCGGTTGAAGAAAGCTTTTGCTCTAGCCCTCTGCCGCTGGGAGGTGTGTTCGAGCTAGCGAAAACGGATTCTTTGCAAGTAGGTGCTAAACTCATCTCTAAGCTTGAGCGGTTTGACATGTTGTTCAAACACACCTATAGGCAATTTTTGATTCAAAAGCTAGGTTTGACGCGCTGGCATTTCAACTGCTCTGCCAAGCTTGCAGCGGAGCTGCCCATTTATCAGATCAGCAGGCCCATATCCGGGTTTACGGCACCGCAGCTAGTCGATCTTATTTTAAATATTATAAGTACGGAGGAATAGAACATGACAAAGAGTGGGACCACTACGATTCAAGCTTTATTGATGGAGCGGCTAGTTGTGCAAGACCCCGGCAATATTGTAAGCGACATGGGCGAGGAAAAGGTCATTTTGAGCATTGAAAACGGGAAATATTATAATTTGGGCGTAATGGGCAGCCAGATCTGGGATTTGCTCAAGGAGCCAATTGCCATTCGGGATGTAGTAGAAGCTCTGCTGGTAGATTATGAAGTAACCAGAGAGGTTTGTGAGGAGCAGGTGCTGTCATTTTTGACCCACTTGGTAGAAGAACGTCTTATTCATTTGAAAGAATAGTTCTGCGGAGAGCCTATGGAAAAGATGATGAGATTAAAAGCATTGTTTTCACTGGATGCGATGACGCTATTTCTATTAGTAGAAGCTGCGTTATTTTTGGGATGGGCTAGAATTTGCATAGCTTATCAGCCCTTCTCGAAGATTGCTCCCTCGCTGGGACAATATATGAGAGAAACGAATAAGGAGCCAGTTGCGGATCATAGGCAATCGCTAGTCCAGATTCGTTCTGCCATTCATATCGTAAGCAAGCATACGCCATGGGATAGCAAATGTTTGGCTCGAGCCATTGCTGGAATGAGGATGCTGGAGCGACGAAACATAAGCAGCACGCTTTATCTAGGAACATGCAAGGACGAGTGCGGTAAGCTGATCGCACACGCATGGCTGCGAAGCGGTTCACAATACATTACTGGCGCTGAAGAAATGGACCGGTTTACGGTTACAGGTATGTTTGCTAAAGGAATACATTACTAAATAAAGAAGGTAATGAATCGATGAATCAGCTTATGTTTTTCTCCAAGAAGCTCCATGAATACGGCGGTAAGGCGCTATACTTTAATTTAATTGGAATGATGCTCATAGGTTTGCTGGACGGCATAGGGATTCTGATGATAGCCCCTTTGCTTAGCATAATTGGAATTGTTGAAATTCCACTAGCATCCATACCTGGTATTCATTATTTAGCAGCGCTTCAGCAACTGCCGAAAGCAAATGCGTTGTTTATTATTTTAGCGATCTATATCACGTTGGTTGCTGTACAAGGTTTAGTAGGAAGAACTTTAAGTTTGCGAGAAATGAAAATGCATACCGGCTATGTCAATCACATTCGATTAGAAGTGTATCGGTCGCTTCTGCAAGCCAACTGGGGCTTCTTTATTACGCGAAGAAAAAGTGACCTAATCAATGCTTTGACAGGCGAGCTCGCCCGCGTTACGAATGGCACATTCCTCTTTTTGCAGCTTATCGCATCCGCTGCGTTCACCGTTATCCAAATTGGTTTAGCATTTTTTATTTCGCCTCTAATGACCTTATTTGTTTTATGCTGCGGAATCGCCGTAGCGCTGCTCTCAAGAAAATACATTAAGCAATCCAGAGTCATTGGGAAAGCTACGACAGAGCTCGCCCAAAACTATTTGGCAGGCATTTCTGATCATTTTAACGGGATGAAGGATATTAAGAGCAATTTGCTAGAAGCATCGCGCTACCGCTGGCTGCTTGATTGGTCCGGGAAGATCGCGCATGAACGATATGAAAATTCAAGAGTGCGGAGCAATTCGCAGCTCTTTTATAAATTGTTTTCGGCTATCATGATCGCAGCCTTCGTATTCGCCTCGGTCATGCTCTTCCAAAGTCAAGGAGGATATTTGCTGCTCATTATGGTCATTTTCGCACGCCTATGGCCGCGCTTTACAACGATACAATCGAATATGGAGCAGCTCGCTTCTTCCTTGCCTGCTTTTAAGGTGTTAATGGATCTTCAAGAGGAATGTATCGCAGCTAAGGAATTGAAGGCTGGAGATGAGCTGGGCGGCGAACATGTTATCCCTCACGAAATCGAGCATCAGCTTGAATGTCAGCAGGTTTATTTTCGATATGACAAGGAGCAACCTGATTTTACGCTGGAAGCGATTAATTTGAAAATTCCTGCTAACGGAATGACTGCGATCGTTGGTCAATCTGGGGCTGGTAAAAGTACCTTGATCGATTTGATGATGGGGCTGATGAAGCCGGAGCTTGGTCATATTCTCATTGATGGTAAAGTAGTTACGGACAGTGAGCTGTTCTCTCTAAGAAGAGCAGTCAGCTACGTTCCACAAGAGCCTTTTCTATTTCATGGAACGATTAAGGAAAACCTATTAATCATCGATCCAAGTGCAAGTGAGGAGATAATGTGGGAAGCGATGGAGTTTTCCTCAGCAGCTGAATTTGTTCGAAAGCTTCCGGAGGGCCTAGATACGGTCATTGGTGACCGCGGCATTCGTTTATCAGGTGGAGAGCGTCAGCGACTGGTGCTCGCAAGAGCTATTTTGAGGAGACCGCATATTTTGATTCTCGATGAAGCTACGAGTTCTCTGGACAGCTTAAATGAAAAGAAAATTCAAGAGGCGCTTGAGCGGCTGAAGGGATTTATGACAGTAATCGTCGTTGCACATCGCTTGTCTACGATTCGTAATGCAGATCAGGTTATTGTTTTGGAGCAGGGTAAGGTGGTGCAGTCAGGTAGTTTTATCATGCTGTCGGAGGACAAAAAAGGACTGTTTAGCCATCTGCTTGGCAATCAGCTGCAGGTAGCTTTGTAGAGAAAAGTTCATTATACTAATATAAGTTGAACTAAAATAATGATCTACTCGCGTAGCGCCAATCAGTGATTATTTGAATAGGAGGACGTATTTGGCTATTATTCTAACAGCAGCAGGATCGGTGCTTCTCCTCTATCTTTTCTTTATTTTCCCTACACAATGGCTCAAGATTGAGAAGGTCAGCCATCCGATCGGCTTAAACAAACGGGTACTGCAAATTAGTGATCTGCACGTAGATCGCTTGCGTGTGAGCGCTACACGAATTCGTCAAGAGATTGAAAAGGCGAAGCCGGATTATATATTTCTGACAGGCGATTATACGTACAAAGAACGTTTTATTCCGCGTGTTGCCTATTATCTCAAAGTTATTGCCGGTTGCGGGGTTCCTGTGTATGCGGTGCTTGGCAATCATGATTATGAGCTGCCTCGTTTACAGAGACTCCTTGACGTATTTAAAGCTTATGGCATTCCCGTCCTTCGAAATGAAAATAGAAGAGTAGGAGATTTCGAGCTCGTTGGCATCGATAACGACAGTACGAATCATAGTCGAATTCGGCCATCGTTCAAGGGAATTGATAACAAATTGCCGATCGTTGTAATCACTCATGACCCGAATGTACTGTTGTCCATCAAGCAGCCTTATCATTATTTAATGGCCGGCCATCTGCATGGAAAGCAGTTGAATGTGCCGTTCTTTTTTGTATTTAAACCGAAAGGACCATTAACGGTCAAAGGCATCTATAAAGGGTTGCACAAGGATCAGAATGGTACCTTCTATATTTCGAAGGGCATTGGCCAAGCAGGGGTAAATGCAAGGTTCATGGTGAGAAGCGAAATAACGATTCATGATCTGTGAGCTAAAGCAGGAAAAAAAAGAGCCCTTGGCTGTGCACGCAAATTGCGGCACATCAAGGGCTCAACTTATTTAGGGCTCGTCATGCACTTCCGGGAAAGGATGACTGTACTCATCTTCTCCCGGATAGTCACGTGGCAAATCAACATGAAGCGCTCGATTTTCATAGCTAAAGCGGTTGGAGGAACGCTGGTCTATACGCCAAGGCGCACTCTTCCCGAGTGACTCCAGCATCAGGTCGGAGCCATAGGGGCCCTCGGGGAACTCCTCCGGAATAAGATCGTTGCGCTGTGATTCTACTGTTGAAACATCTGTATACGGCTGGCGATTCTCCTGAATAAACCGATCCATAAGCAGACTCCTCCTGAAATGGTATTTGACTACCACTTCATTGTTCCCAGATTAATCGGTAAAATGCACCGTTCCAACAACAAAATATAAAAATTGGGCGAGCTCGGCAGCTTCTTCTTCTGTTATTTTAAAGGCATATTCAAGGTATCCTTCTTCTTCGAGGTCATCTGGCCCGATAATTGCTGTTTTGCCAAACTGCAGATCGGTGACCAGCTTCTTGCCGTAAAATCGGCTTGTAGAAGTAATAGCAAGGTCAAAGCGCTTTAAGCTAGGTCCGATAAAGGTGACGAATCTTGTAGATGTATCTTCCGTTAAATCGGACATGAAATCAAATTCAGGCAGCATGTTTTGTTATCCTCCACTTTATTAGTACATTTATTATACAACAATAAAATGCTTGTCATAAAGAAATCATTATGATAGCATGAAAGCAATCGAATCATTGAACTTGAGAGGAAGCACCTCCTTTGCCGTAGGCAGAGGGGGTGCTTTTTTTTGTTATCCCTCACATCTGCCTTCAGCTTGGACTGCTGCTCTGCTGTTCATGTTCACGATTACATCTAATTATTGGAGGATTGAGGCTAACATGCAAATCGTATTTTTGAACACATTCGAAAAGCCCGGGGAAGAGCATCAGTTCGTGAGCGCGCAGCTGTCTATTAGTGAAAACCAGGGGGTATGGTCAGTGATATGGGTAGAGGATGAGGAGAATAATGCAGACCCTCAGTCCTGGTTTGAAGGCACTTCATGGGAGGAAATGATGATCGTCTTCCGTCATGGCGTCGCGAGAGTGATGGGGGAAGGTTATGTTCCCATCATTGATGGCATGCTCGACGATCGTCGGGGCTCTATTAGCAGCTTTGTATCCATGCTGCAATGCTATGGAGAGCTGCATGCGAATGAGGAGCTCTTTCAGAAGCTGAGGGAATGGCGCCGCTCCAGAGCCATATTAGAAAAACGTTCAGCGTATTTAATTGCGACCAATCGTATTCTATGGATGATCAGCGCATTTGTTCCGAAGACAGAGGATGAGCTGACGCAAATTCCAGGATGGGGCAGCACTAAGCATGCTTCCTATGGACAGGAGATGCTGGCAATAACATCCGAGGCTGAAAGAACGAGTGCTTTTCCACTGCAATGGGTAGAGGAGAAGCTGGATGCCGAGGCGTATACGCAATGGCTATATAAACAAAAGGAAGTAAAATTCAAAGCGCAAATGGATCGTCATGCGGCGAAAAAACATATATTGCTGACCGTGCAGCAAGGAGGCACGCTTGAGCAGCTTGGAGTAGAGCTTGAGCTCTCTAGACGAGAGCTGATGGATCGGATTGAGCAGCTTGAGCAGGAGGGCTATGATTTTGAACCGTTAATTGTGAGAGAGCTTATAGAAGTGCCGGAGGATGAGCAGCAGCTCGTATGGGAAGCTCTTACTACGGTCGGCGACAAATATTTAAAGCCAGTGCTTCAGCAGGTATACGGTACATTGGAGCCAGCTCAGCTAAATAAGCCAGTCGATGTGCTGTATGAGCGTCTGCGATTAATAAGACTGCGCTTTCGTAGAAATATTACGGGAAAAGCGGTTTAGCTGCTAACTAAACCGCATGGCAAGCGATCAGCTAAGGAGCCTCCGTGATGCCGGGCTGGTCAGGCCATATCGTATCTGCGAAACGAATGCACACAGCTGGGTCGTAATCCAGACCAGTCTCATAAGAGCGATTGCCAATCAAGGAAATGGCGGCGTCTCTTAGCTGACGAACGTGAGTGCGATCCTCTTTGGTAAATTGGGGTGTATGATGTGCCCTTAACCAAGTCAGGATGGCACTCACTACTTCAAGTGCGTCATTCGTAGCTTGCTCCCATAACGTCCACACGCTTTCATTATGATAGGTGCTGCCATCTACTGGATCAAGCCAAGGCTGCTCTGCAAGATTTAATATATCGCCATCAAGCGCTTCTTTTTTGTATACAAACGGTTCTATTCGTCCAAAGGTTAGTTTCCTTCGTATGCTGGTTGGATCATGGAACAAACGCTGTGCTGCTTTGAAATCACGATTTGCTTGGTTCCAGTCCTCACGACGAATAAGCGGCGACAGCTCCTTATAATAGGTAGAGACAA from Paenibacillus sp. FSL H8-0548 encodes the following:
- a CDS encoding right-handed parallel beta-helix repeat-containing protein yields the protein MNEQTSYRIELDRFNISNIGLNAVEATKGINNAISWAKSAGYLHVILPKGSYSVSLDPSSLVAIQMQSGIHFELEDGCTIKLVGTSSPSYSIIEMRGLTNSKISGGRLVGDKQEHIYEIAVKFVRGGVNADGTLNNDPNWIRSEVVDRYANPGLLAYFRLWSIPGVNAAGYHFYQYKDTISKQTLTGSRTDGLFAPASSTGRGWFLNEEKDFSKNNKMIFTIPLAAPLTDSQIASIQAKVDNSFYTHESGYGIGSFGSNHIEIFNIEISDCIGDGIITGYENYLIDPAAYTQEQMGQHILIHDCHIHHCRRQGISICASNDTHVYRNKIHHIGYAEDGVTTNFRNGTPPMFGIDIESMYMETNIPYKTADRPNGIELNYRIYIKDNHIYSNARGHLVNADGSNVSIDGNTFEGTNVGGVSSYANFPNVKFTNNTFKGCELWVQGDNFVNGAVIQNGNLRLLDVRGAVVQNIQIKDGLFYGSSIYGYFGTPVVNTSTSTFTFKTAHGMGNGAKVSFEQWIGKVPTGISVDKLYYTINVTSVSFQVSETLGGAPVAIKDAGVAGFNIGRYNYGRCYIYNVSVERDWRPDNASTPNFNIIAAGAVIKNVTVKNYDAAVVVPQNYAGRPNLVEGMTVIEGSVRFEGSHVSDSEFIRAKTPLLGNSDIQLGSNNAEYTRQVTMRNSLLQSIGLMMEGNSLVTGSTFVNASIGKADNDNKAIIAQSYMDNTKLNFHWLRKNNSVTVAKSVFKGAAITGTAPFVRLIDNTDLGNT
- the galE gene encoding UDP-glucose 4-epimerase GalE codes for the protein MAILITGGAGYIGSHTCIELLEAGYEVVVVDNLSNSSHISLNRVAEITNKNFTFYKMDLMDRGGLELVFSRHSIDAVIHFAGLKAVGESVQLPLSYYYTNITSTLILCEVMNKYNVHKLVFSSSATVYGRPELSPIAEDSPLGATNPYGRTKLMLEQILQDLAASSEQWGISILRYFNPIGAHKSGKIGENPNGIPNNLMPYISQVAVGKLEKVNVFGSDYETVDGTGVRDYIHVVDLAKGHLRALEKVMGKSGVDIYNLGTGQGYSVLEMIAGFERVAGRSIPYQIAARRPGDIAVCFADTQKANAELNWTAERGIEEMCEDSWRWQSSNPNGYEENSSSVREIAAASWE
- a CDS encoding helix-turn-helix domain-containing protein — protein: MVGERIQMLRKRKGLSLTELSQRAGVAKSYLSSIERGLQQNPSIQFLEKVGIVLNVTVEDFLNNDDKTDRNPDQLDNEWADLVKEAMASGVSKDQFKEFLEFNKWKIKRE
- a CDS encoding asparagine synthase-related protein, with protein sequence MSAIAGVIQTDKEDQAWICGGKIMEALSHYPCDAAQAWQEDHIFLGCHNQWITPESIGERNPCYDPLRELVITADAIIDNRLELFNRLQVGPAHRETISDTELILLAYDKWGNEAPRHLVGDFAFMIWDRKKNKLFGARDFSGGRTLYYHRHTGRFAFCTTIEPLLKLSGTDRLLNEQWLAEYLAISGMVDTVDASKTVYLNIEQLPPSHSITIIGERMVLERYDQLQAVQPIRFKSDDQYVEAFQEVFQQAVSSRLRTNREVGAQLSGGLDSGSIVGFAARTLLPQNKKLHTFSYVPTDDFIDYTPKFMVTNERPFIEATVKHVGGIEDHYLAFEGRDSYSEIDGFLDIMEMPYKFFENSFWMKGMFEKAQEQGVGVLLNGGRGNLSISWGSAVPYYAKLLKKMSWFKLLREMRLYSLNTGTGRAHVFSNVSRKAFPILEQLRPSENEYHYPVIINADFAKRTDVFHRLRECGFNESGWFADNDIYKGRKSHFEELFHWNASNTLSTKLSLRYGLWKRDPTNDIRVIQYCLSLPEGQYVQKGMDRALIRRATDKLLPDQIRLNQRTRGVQGADWVHRMLPRWKDFMEELRQMSKDPTFMQYMDGKVVDSALSRLEEGAKPRHAIDPNYRLLMRSVILYRFLKKMT
- a CDS encoding paeninodin family lasso peptide, coding for MEAKKQWNKPELEILHVHMTAASTTGGPFTDEAYVPGEYSENPRFTS
- a CDS encoding lasso peptide biosynthesis PqqD family chaperone is translated as MTKSGTTTIQALLMERLVVQDPGNIVSDMGEEKVILSIENGKYYNLGVMGSQIWDLLKEPIAIRDVVEALLVDYEVTREVCEEQVLSFLTHLVEERLIHLKE
- a CDS encoding lasso peptide biosynthesis B2 protein, which gives rise to MEKMMRLKALFSLDAMTLFLLVEAALFLGWARICIAYQPFSKIAPSLGQYMRETNKEPVADHRQSLVQIRSAIHIVSKHTPWDSKCLARAIAGMRMLERRNISSTLYLGTCKDECGKLIAHAWLRSGSQYITGAEEMDRFTVTGMFAKGIHY